One Nocardioides sp. DNA window includes the following coding sequences:
- a CDS encoding DUF1707 domain-containing protein produces MTGPVAGQLRLGDAERQRAAESLAEHFAAGRLDGAEHSERLDRVWAAKTYADLHGLFDDLPGGSPVASPGFGWSPTHVTPAARAAAFPPAPRRTGVQRPVRLALILLAVFAVIGVVSEHGWIIVLAVALWVGHTLFGRRSRRRSGRTVPPW; encoded by the coding sequence GTGACCGGACCAGTCGCGGGTCAGTTGCGGCTCGGTGACGCAGAGCGCCAACGGGCGGCCGAATCGCTGGCCGAACACTTCGCCGCCGGTCGGCTCGACGGCGCCGAGCACTCGGAGCGGCTCGACCGGGTGTGGGCGGCCAAGACGTACGCCGACCTGCACGGGCTCTTCGACGACCTTCCAGGCGGTTCGCCCGTCGCGAGCCCCGGCTTCGGCTGGAGCCCGACACACGTGACGCCGGCCGCGCGCGCGGCGGCCTTCCCGCCCGCGCCGCGTCGTACGGGTGTGCAGCGCCCCGTCCGGTTGGCGCTGATCCTGCTTGCGGTCTTCGCCGTGATCGGAGTCGTGAGCGAACACGGATGGATCATCGTCCTCGCGGTGGCGCTCTGGGTCGGTCACACTCTGTTCGGCCGGAGGTCGAGGCGACGCTCCGGCCGAACAGTCCCCCCTTGGTGA
- a CDS encoding PadR family transcriptional regulator, whose protein sequence is MGHRGWESSWSGDWPFAGGDPFGNNRGRHGRRGPSAPPPWLAGLLGLSQQPPQRGPRVRRGDVRAAILHVLNDEARNGYQIITEITERSGGAWKPSPGSVYPTLQQLEDEGLVESFEEAGRKATRLTTAGRHYVETNPEEMAAVWAPFATERSDEKPSEYSSLMPEIGQVMNAAWQIIATGTDQQRREAIGVLVEARKALYGILAAGDQPEGGDQGGDHGGDHSQDDDEPVLEGGDS, encoded by the coding sequence ATGGGACACCGAGGCTGGGAATCATCGTGGAGCGGCGATTGGCCGTTCGCGGGCGGCGATCCGTTCGGCAACAACAGGGGCCGTCACGGCCGTCGCGGGCCAAGTGCCCCGCCGCCGTGGCTCGCGGGTCTGCTCGGCCTCAGCCAGCAGCCGCCGCAGAGGGGGCCGCGCGTGCGTCGAGGTGACGTACGCGCCGCGATCCTCCACGTGCTCAACGACGAAGCGCGCAACGGCTATCAGATCATCACCGAGATCACCGAACGCAGCGGCGGGGCCTGGAAGCCGAGCCCCGGATCGGTCTATCCGACGTTGCAGCAACTTGAGGACGAGGGGCTGGTGGAGAGCTTTGAGGAAGCCGGTCGCAAGGCGACTCGGTTGACGACCGCAGGACGTCACTATGTCGAGACGAACCCCGAGGAGATGGCAGCGGTCTGGGCGCCCTTCGCGACCGAACGCAGCGACGAGAAGCCATCGGAATACTCCTCGTTGATGCCTGAGATCGGGCAGGTAATGAACGCGGCCTGGCAGATCATCGCCACGGGCACCGACCAGCAGCGACGTGAGGCGATCGGAGTGCTCGTCGAGGCACGCAAGGCGTTGTACGGGATCCTGGCGGCGGGCGATCAGCCCGAGGGCGGCGACCAGGGCGGCGACCACGGCGGCGATCACTCGCAGGACGACGACGAGCCGGTTCTCGAAGGTGGCGACTCGTGA
- a CDS encoding VOC family protein, with protein sequence MPEFDLSATVLGCADPAGLASFYRDLLGWEIQQKEPDWVTLRPSHGGAGLSFQTEEGHVPPTWPPASGDQQMQLHLDIRVNDLDSAVSYAQSLGASLAQYQPQQDVRVLLDPAGHPFCLFQN encoded by the coding sequence ATGCCGGAGTTCGATCTGTCCGCCACGGTCTTGGGATGCGCCGACCCGGCTGGGCTCGCGTCCTTCTATCGCGACCTGCTCGGCTGGGAGATCCAGCAGAAGGAGCCCGACTGGGTGACGTTGCGCCCGTCTCACGGCGGCGCGGGACTGAGTTTCCAGACCGAAGAAGGGCACGTCCCGCCCACCTGGCCTCCCGCCTCGGGTGACCAGCAGATGCAACTGCATCTCGACATCCGGGTGAACGACCTGGACAGCGCGGTGTCGTACGCCCAATCGCTCGGCGCGTCACTCGCGCAGTATCAACCGCAACAAGACGTACGCGTCCTGCTCGACCCGGCCGGGCACCCGTTCTGCCTGTTCCAGAACTGA